The following are from one region of the Methanomassiliicoccales archaeon LGM-DZ1 genome:
- a CDS encoding type II toxin-antitoxin system PemK/MazF family toxin, whose product MKINYKPNPGQSRRSPPRQWEVWLADAAFPGSEKKRRPVVVGKRNGMTWTVYELVPASASGGLDARLSDPARAGQDRPSAVKVKKPSEAGADAFVQKLGELSHEDISKCIAAMR is encoded by the coding sequence ATGAAGATCAATTACAAGCCCAACCCGGGGCAGTCCCGCCGCAGCCCCCCGAGGCAGTGGGAGGTGTGGCTGGCGGACGCCGCCTTCCCGGGTTCGGAGAAGAAGAGGCGCCCGGTGGTGGTCGGGAAGCGGAACGGGATGACGTGGACGGTCTACGAGCTCGTCCCCGCGTCGGCGTCCGGGGGCCTGGACGCGAGGCTCTCCGACCCTGCCCGCGCGGGGCAGGACCGCCCCTCGGCGGTGAAGGTGAAGAAGCCCTCCGAAGCCGGCGCGGACGCTTTCGTGCAGAAGCTCGGCGAACTGTCCCATGAGGACATCTCGAAGTGCATCGCGGCGATGAGGTAA
- a CDS encoding transposase encodes MTNEDSADSIVNGIVPRGNRGANRGMRYSRMPARGDAAREFGETVMAALEAAGVPERSSKYSNRIYSDRQKLAVLAFMVWCGIGYGAVRSALGMYRGLLEGIGLERIPDGSTLCKFLKRTEKSVLETAVRAFAAAADSRAIVAVDSTGLSDFDRSAHYEKRLDDFGAKRSRSFTKLSLAVDTATRIVLSASASADGHRNDTTFMPGHIADLAQSGIRVIWVTADKAYDSSDNHRRIRIELGARAAIPVRRGAPGRGTAVHGPYRRMMEEALSDPDSAESMVYRRRAIVESTNFMIKRAAGPSVSARIPACKEGQAILKVIAFNVLRVIRLGRAEKLRRGFQ; translated from the coding sequence ATGACGAACGAAGATAGCGCTGACAGCATAGTTAATGGTATTGTGCCCCGCGGGAACCGCGGGGCCAACAGGGGGATGAGATATTCGAGGATGCCGGCCCGCGGCGACGCCGCCAGGGAGTTCGGCGAGACGGTCATGGCGGCCCTGGAGGCCGCCGGGGTGCCGGAACGCTCCTCGAAGTACAGCAACCGCATCTACTCGGACCGCCAGAAGCTGGCGGTCCTGGCCTTCATGGTCTGGTGCGGGATCGGGTACGGAGCGGTCCGCAGCGCCCTCGGCATGTACCGGGGCCTCCTGGAGGGTATCGGCCTGGAGCGCATCCCTGACGGCTCGACCCTGTGCAAGTTCCTGAAACGGACGGAGAAGAGCGTCCTGGAGACGGCGGTGAGGGCCTTCGCGGCCGCCGCGGACAGCCGCGCGATCGTGGCGGTCGACAGCACCGGCCTGTCCGATTTCGACCGGTCCGCCCATTACGAGAAGCGCCTGGACGACTTCGGGGCCAAGCGCAGCAGGTCGTTCACGAAGCTGTCGCTGGCGGTGGACACGGCGACGAGGATCGTCCTGAGCGCGTCGGCCTCCGCCGACGGGCACAGGAACGACACGACGTTCATGCCGGGGCACATCGCGGACCTGGCGCAATCGGGCATCAGGGTGATCTGGGTCACAGCGGACAAGGCCTACGATTCCTCGGACAACCACCGGCGCATACGGATAGAGCTGGGCGCCAGGGCGGCCATACCGGTCCGCCGCGGCGCTCCCGGCCGCGGCACGGCCGTCCACGGCCCGTACAGGCGCATGATGGAAGAGGCGCTGTCCGATCCGGACAGCGCCGAGAGCATGGTTTACAGGCGCAGAGCGATCGTCGAATCGACCAACTTCATGATCAAGAGGGCCGCCGGCCCTTCGGTATCGGCCAGGATACCGGCCTGCAAGGAAGGCCAGGCGATCCTCAAGGTGATCGCCTTCAACGTCCTGAGGGTCATCAGGCTGGGACGTGCGGAAAAGTTGCGGAGAGGGTTTCAATGA
- a CDS encoding carbon-nitrogen hydrolase family protein: protein MGIRIAICQMAGGGSPEENLRLVEGTIMQNQADLYVFPELYLTGYGYDSFDSEDAETAVNRLQVICNNRDCAAVLGTPMQWYNGVTDSLLFITPNETYRYDKLYTANFGPYDESRFERGSAPLMVTFKGMKIGFEICYDVFFPEIHRFYAVHGAEMVIVISASSERSRKAMETILPARSLENTVYTVFCNSCGQFADGNPFFGGSALYSPLGDEIAKAGADQQVLITYADGSVVEHARSERPQLRDLRDDIHWIP, encoded by the coding sequence ATGGGAATAAGGATCGCGATATGCCAGATGGCCGGAGGAGGCTCCCCGGAGGAGAACCTCAGGCTGGTCGAGGGCACGATCATGCAGAACCAGGCCGACCTCTACGTCTTCCCGGAACTGTACCTCACAGGCTACGGATACGATTCCTTCGACAGCGAGGATGCCGAGACCGCGGTCAACCGGCTGCAGGTGATCTGCAACAACCGCGACTGCGCCGCCGTGCTCGGGACGCCCATGCAGTGGTACAACGGCGTCACCGATTCCCTGCTGTTCATCACCCCCAACGAGACCTACCGCTACGACAAGCTGTACACGGCCAATTTCGGCCCGTACGACGAAAGCAGGTTCGAGAGGGGCAGCGCCCCGCTCATGGTGACCTTCAAAGGGATGAAGATCGGGTTCGAGATCTGCTACGACGTGTTCTTCCCCGAGATCCACAGGTTCTACGCCGTCCACGGCGCGGAGATGGTGATCGTGATCTCGGCGTCCAGCGAGAGATCCAGGAAGGCTATGGAGACCATCCTGCCCGCCAGGTCCCTGGAGAACACCGTCTACACCGTGTTCTGCAACAGCTGCGGGCAGTTCGCCGACGGCAACCCGTTCTTCGGCGGCTCGGCGCTCTACAGCCCCCTGGGCGACGAGATCGCCAAGGCCGGGGCGGACCAGCAGGTCCTCATCACCTACGCCGACGGCAGCGTCGTGGAGCACGCGCGCAGCGAGAGGCCCCAGCTCAGGGACCTCAGGGACGATATCCACTGGATACCGTGA
- a CDS encoding NAD+ synthase produces MEYKGLKKATLEDAERIEAFIRDAVKRAGAEGAVLGISGGVDSAVVAKLCADALGGDRVLCVFMPTASTPGEDYRQTRSMCREWGIRYNAISIQPAVDVFSGMLLTGKEAPLEKGNIMARCRMIVLYDKAKKENSLVVGTTNRSELLMGYMTKYGDGAEDIIPMYRLYKTQVWEMAEVLGVPDEIVRKVPTAGLWEGQTDEDEMGISYKSLDLALNVFEQGGSAEDMASAAGIPAGKAQELISQIRSMEHKRSLPGVPPE; encoded by the coding sequence ATGGAGTACAAGGGGCTGAAGAAGGCGACTCTGGAGGATGCGGAGAGGATAGAGGCGTTCATCAGGGACGCCGTGAAGAGGGCCGGGGCCGAAGGCGCGGTCCTCGGCATATCCGGAGGGGTCGATTCCGCTGTCGTGGCTAAGCTCTGCGCCGATGCCCTGGGAGGGGACAGGGTCCTGTGCGTGTTCATGCCCACTGCCTCCACTCCGGGGGAGGACTACAGGCAGACCCGCTCCATGTGCAGGGAGTGGGGGATCCGCTACAACGCCATCAGCATCCAGCCGGCCGTGGACGTCTTCTCCGGCATGCTCCTGACCGGGAAGGAGGCCCCCCTCGAGAAGGGGAACATCATGGCCCGCTGCCGGATGATCGTCCTCTACGACAAGGCGAAGAAGGAGAACTCCCTGGTGGTCGGGACCACCAACAGGAGCGAACTCCTGATGGGCTACATGACGAAGTACGGCGACGGCGCCGAGGACATCATCCCCATGTACCGCCTCTACAAGACCCAGGTGTGGGAGATGGCCGAGGTCCTCGGCGTTCCGGACGAGATCGTCCGCAAGGTCCCCACCGCCGGGCTGTGGGAAGGGCAGACCGACGAGGACGAGATGGGCATAAGCTACAAGTCGCTGGACCTCGCCCTGAACGTCTTCGAGCAGGGCGGGTCCGCCGAGGACATGGCCTCGGCCGCCGGGATACCGGCCGGCAAGGCGCAGGAGCTCATATCCCAGATAAGGTCCATGGAGCACAAGCGCTCCCTGCCCGGGGTGCCTCCGGAATGA
- a CDS encoding transposase, with protein MEVKVLKSAVGGENIFAAVDGSGEGISGPGIYLEHIWLTNNRRFIKQHAMVDLRTKKVVAFATTMEKPGDARMMAPLVSGALRTGVRLKWVSADSAYDTVANWEFMDEAEIAFCPNLKEKFEDCDTLPRREALKDLDRHFGKKLAHRITGYNSRWHVEAFFSAFKKLYSDRIANRLFDRMCLTMQYRYSLYDIHREIMLKA; from the coding sequence ATGGAGGTCAAGGTTCTGAAATCGGCCGTCGGCGGAGAGAACATCTTCGCCGCCGTCGACGGTTCCGGGGAAGGAATATCCGGTCCCGGGATATATCTGGAACATATCTGGCTGACGAACAACCGGAGGTTCATCAAACAGCACGCGATGGTCGACCTCCGCACCAAAAAGGTGGTGGCCTTCGCCACTACCATGGAGAAACCCGGCGATGCCCGGATGATGGCCCCCCTGGTATCGGGGGCGCTTCGGACCGGCGTGCGTCTGAAATGGGTGTCGGCGGACAGCGCGTACGATACCGTGGCGAACTGGGAGTTCATGGATGAGGCGGAAATAGCATTCTGCCCCAATCTGAAGGAAAAATTCGAAGATTGCGACACGCTCCCCAGACGCGAGGCGCTTAAGGATTTGGACAGGCACTTCGGGAAGAAGCTGGCACATAGGATCACCGGTTACAACTCGCGCTGGCATGTGGAAGCGTTCTTCTCGGCGTTCAAGAAACTGTACAGCGACCGCATAGCAAACAGGCTTTTCGACAGGATGTGTCTTACGATGCAGTACCGGTATTCGCTGTACGACATCCATCGGGAGATTATGCTGAAGGCTTGA
- a CDS encoding InlB B-repeat-containing protein gives MPDLFNTVVSGGETVRFDAVWTPISYTIVYDANGGTADPPVDSSVYIVGDQISLADSSVLGKMGNKSAVGWSLERGDSNSAISVTKFTEGLASNADAGGIITFYAVWKAGQCRVSLDLSGVSVSGAPSDWTVADGVYTKTVDGSSDLKEILSDWDGASLSKDGYHFEGWNRTSGTVNSDIVISPEFEKVDQSLIWVLAGVLAVFVCAAVIVARMRS, from the coding sequence TTGCCCGACTTATTCAACACAGTCGTGTCCGGCGGCGAGACGGTCAGGTTCGATGCCGTCTGGACCCCGATCAGCTACACAATAGTCTACGATGCCAACGGAGGAACGGCCGACCCGCCTGTGGACAGCAGCGTCTACATTGTGGGCGACCAGATATCCCTGGCCGACAGTTCCGTCCTCGGAAAGATGGGCAACAAGTCGGCGGTCGGCTGGTCCCTGGAGCGCGGCGACAGCAACTCCGCCATATCGGTGACGAAGTTCACCGAGGGGCTGGCGTCCAATGCGGATGCGGGAGGGATAATCACCTTCTACGCCGTATGGAAGGCCGGCCAGTGCAGAGTGAGCCTGGACCTGTCCGGGGTCTCCGTCTCCGGCGCCCCCTCCGACTGGACGGTCGCTGACGGAGTCTACACCAAGACGGTCGACGGCTCATCGGACCTGAAGGAGATACTTTCCGACTGGGACGGGGCATCCCTGTCCAAGGACGGGTACCACTTCGAGGGCTGGAACCGCACCAGCGGCACGGTGAACTCGGACATAGTGATATCCCCGGAGTTCGAGAAGGTCGACCAGAGCCTGATCTGGGTGCTGGCCGGCGTGCTGGCAGTGTTCGTGTGCGCGGCGGTAATCGTCGCGAGGATGAGGTCCTGA
- a CDS encoding carboxypeptidase-like regulatory domain-containing protein encodes MSAAWKRAAVAAAVVIASAALALALFPAEGSEAAAVGGLSVDVYDQDSEDYGSLAYMNEKLPRSLEPEEWTLSDQGFWYGLSSGSSAGSILTYSETGASLSDIRGDIRARLGLGSSDGFAILQVMFTSSYGASATVAVEKDGVQTEISGSDRASVTVGGGIPLSTAMQHACIFTVGSSESCDIRTGSVSGTYSAEVESGGYSISAQTFFARDFVKVSGTVADASGSAIEGASVSYASAGGRTDTGTVSTASDGSFSFRVPKGSTVSLTSVSCSGYTFPYIPQPGTAISDTALPEVRASEKTLWVTVSDAGGVPAAGVEINAVWLIQNASSDDPSMYDKSAVSGMCSVISATDSSGRAGISYTVPKGDTVYLYVRAVSGSIYTFQANDGDGGILDGLPKTEGSPFPSSLLEGNVLWSPSSSAEIALTAVESSVSVSAESSNGRPLRDATVSAVWYYQTGSGSPYAITDDPSTISTAIAAGHAAAVGPTGAGGLTSVVYKVPSGLPSGCAAYLVISFAGFTAGSPRDVYSFSVADIKAADSSPSGIPDLASGKNGTAVLSGTFTGVALASDDAAYKCSGTLAGTMPQGASAAVSYGASQSSMADLIVPASDGTFSFYVKAGTSATVTWATVDGYAFSNDRFTTAAAFADFTYSSEVSAVPSSFERAVPSAIGAYTVSGLPSGAEALFAYTVSGAGHRASFTSDGGSLRFSILGWEGDAVTGLSVSSEGYYMSASGADYTAHAIVKKQIVTYASQGGALTRNNTVPNISLTVYCDGTQYAKVSTGSDGRATASLPLTAGLKYVYGDYTVTDRVSEASDPFDGFLSVNLYGLVDTETSVVVHARFMAVTAATEDQAPTSVDLIPVQEISAKTGSEIRLEAPDMTGFRFSGWMLDGSLVGTDAVCTLPVTADMDGKAVVAAYSAEPEDSGSGIDPAALAVGMLGVVIAVLALAFVLLQTRRV; translated from the coding sequence ATGTCAGCAGCATGGAAGCGCGCGGCCGTTGCGGCCGCGGTCGTCATCGCATCGGCGGCCTTGGCCCTGGCGCTCTTCCCGGCGGAGGGATCGGAGGCGGCCGCCGTAGGCGGGCTGTCAGTCGATGTCTACGACCAGGACTCGGAGGACTATGGGTCCCTCGCCTACATGAACGAGAAGCTGCCAAGGTCGCTGGAGCCCGAGGAGTGGACGTTATCCGATCAGGGGTTCTGGTACGGCCTGTCATCCGGTTCCTCGGCGGGCAGCATCCTCACCTACTCTGAGACCGGCGCATCCCTGTCGGACATCAGGGGGGACATACGCGCCCGCCTGGGTCTCGGAAGCTCCGACGGGTTCGCGATCCTCCAGGTAATGTTCACATCGTCGTACGGAGCATCCGCGACAGTAGCCGTCGAGAAGGACGGGGTGCAGACGGAGATCTCAGGCAGTGACCGTGCCTCCGTGACCGTCGGCGGGGGGATACCCCTGTCTACTGCCATGCAGCATGCATGCATATTCACGGTCGGTTCATCGGAGAGCTGCGATATCCGCACAGGCTCGGTCTCCGGCACCTATTCCGCAGAAGTGGAGTCCGGAGGATATTCGATCTCGGCCCAGACATTCTTCGCGAGGGACTTCGTCAAAGTATCGGGGACCGTCGCCGATGCCTCCGGGAGCGCGATCGAAGGCGCATCCGTTTCCTACGCATCGGCCGGGGGAAGGACCGATACCGGCACCGTCAGCACAGCATCGGACGGATCCTTCTCGTTCAGAGTGCCGAAGGGATCGACGGTATCTCTGACCTCAGTGTCCTGCAGCGGGTACACGTTCCCATACATCCCGCAGCCCGGCACGGCGATCTCGGACACTGCGCTTCCCGAGGTGCGCGCTTCCGAGAAGACCCTCTGGGTCACTGTCTCGGATGCAGGGGGCGTTCCGGCGGCAGGCGTGGAAATCAATGCCGTATGGCTCATACAGAACGCGTCCTCCGACGACCCGTCGATGTACGACAAGTCGGCCGTATCCGGCATGTGCTCTGTGATATCCGCCACCGACAGCTCCGGCAGGGCCGGGATATCGTACACCGTCCCGAAGGGGGATACGGTGTACCTTTATGTCCGCGCCGTGAGCGGAAGCATCTATACTTTCCAGGCCAACGACGGCGACGGAGGGATCCTCGACGGCCTTCCGAAGACTGAGGGCAGCCCGTTCCCGTCGAGCCTTCTCGAGGGGAACGTTCTGTGGTCGCCTTCGTCCTCCGCAGAGATTGCCCTGACCGCCGTTGAGTCGTCTGTATCCGTCTCCGCGGAATCTTCCAACGGACGCCCTCTCAGGGATGCGACGGTATCGGCTGTCTGGTACTATCAGACGGGGAGCGGCAGCCCGTATGCGATAACCGATGATCCATCAACCATATCGACTGCCATCGCCGCCGGCCATGCCGCCGCTGTCGGGCCGACCGGCGCCGGCGGCCTGACCTCGGTGGTCTACAAGGTCCCGAGCGGCCTGCCGTCAGGATGCGCAGCATACCTCGTCATCTCGTTCGCCGGGTTCACGGCCGGGTCCCCCAGGGACGTGTACTCGTTCTCGGTCGCCGACATAAAAGCTGCTGACTCCTCGCCGTCCGGCATACCCGACCTGGCCTCCGGGAAGAACGGCACCGCCGTCCTCTCCGGGACCTTCACAGGGGTCGCATTGGCATCGGATGATGCGGCATACAAATGCTCCGGCACCCTCGCCGGCACCATGCCGCAGGGAGCATCCGCAGCCGTATCGTACGGGGCATCGCAGTCCAGCATGGCGGACCTCATCGTTCCGGCGTCCGACGGCACCTTCTCCTTCTATGTGAAGGCCGGAACGTCGGCGACCGTCACCTGGGCAACCGTCGATGGGTATGCTTTCAGCAACGACCGTTTCACGACGGCTGCCGCCTTCGCGGACTTCACGTATTCCTCAGAGGTGTCCGCGGTCCCCTCGTCCTTCGAGAGGGCGGTCCCCTCAGCCATCGGAGCGTACACGGTCTCGGGGCTCCCGTCCGGAGCAGAGGCCCTGTTCGCTTACACTGTCTCAGGCGCCGGCCACAGGGCTTCCTTCACCTCCGACGGCGGCAGCCTGCGGTTCAGCATCCTGGGATGGGAGGGCGATGCGGTGACCGGCCTGTCCGTCTCCTCCGAAGGGTACTATATGTCGGCCTCGGGGGCGGATTACACTGCGCATGCGATAGTGAAGAAGCAGATCGTGACCTACGCCTCACAAGGCGGTGCCCTGACGAGGAACAACACCGTACCGAACATCTCGCTGACCGTCTACTGCGACGGAACCCAGTATGCCAAGGTCAGCACCGGGTCGGACGGCAGGGCCACCGCCAGCCTGCCCCTGACCGCCGGCCTGAAGTACGTCTACGGGGATTACACGGTGACGGACCGGGTGTCCGAGGCCTCCGACCCGTTCGACGGGTTCCTTTCCGTGAACCTGTACGGGCTGGTGGACACCGAGACGAGCGTGGTCGTGCATGCCAGGTTCATGGCGGTGACGGCCGCAACCGAAGACCAGGCCCCGACATCCGTGGACCTGATTCCGGTGCAGGAGATAAGCGCGAAGACCGGGTCGGAGATACGCCTTGAGGCCCCCGACATGACCGGCTTCAGGTTCAGCGGCTGGATGCTGGACGGCAGCCTGGTCGGGACGGATGCGGTATGCACCCTGCCTGTGACCGCCGACATGGACGGCAAGGCCGTCGTGGCCGCGTACAGCGCAGAGCCTGAGGACAGCGGCAGCGGGATAGACCCGGCGGCCCTTGCCGTCGGGATGCTGGGAGTAGTGATCGCGGTGCTGGCACTTGCTTTCGTGCTCCTCCAGACCAGGAGGGTATGA
- a CDS encoding AAA family ATPase has translation MSADVKEAISNNLLLYGPPGTGKTYNVVNYAVAIIEGRPLKDVIAGGYDLALRKYDRYTKIRRIDFMTFHQSLSYDDFIEGIRPEVRDDGSLIYSPVPGVFYSFCHDSKKPVHVGDGVPKDLLSADPDAAVWAVSPGGFGANPAREKALSDGSLPAGCLPKGIRPGDIVISMFSRGSSDAVGIVKDVAGTAASVEWAIVREQGPLCGIESDAPARLSCTASDFLASMEKEYPVFEDTGNCVFIIDEINRGNISRIFGELITLLESSRRQGMPECLEVFLPQLKVKFSVPQKVYVLGTMNTADRSLTALDTALRRRFQFVEMMPDPDVLKGMRIMDVDLSRLLRTINKRIEALYDREHTLGHAYFIHIRNMDDLAKVFTKNIIPLLQEYFFDDYEKMCWVLGHAADPRKCDFIKPRKRTNFQMMFNLPDVYDIVSNPSVYRDPESYIAIYRGEDDS, from the coding sequence ATGAGCGCTGACGTGAAGGAAGCGATCTCCAACAACCTCCTGCTCTACGGGCCCCCGGGCACAGGCAAGACGTACAACGTCGTCAACTACGCCGTGGCCATCATCGAAGGCAGGCCCCTGAAGGACGTCATCGCCGGCGGCTACGACCTGGCACTGAGGAAGTACGACCGGTACACGAAGATCAGGAGGATCGACTTCATGACCTTCCACCAGTCCCTCAGTTACGACGACTTCATCGAGGGGATTAGGCCTGAGGTCCGCGACGACGGGTCGCTCATCTACTCGCCGGTCCCCGGAGTGTTCTATTCCTTCTGCCACGATTCCAAGAAACCGGTGCATGTCGGGGACGGCGTGCCCAAGGACCTGCTGTCCGCCGATCCGGACGCCGCTGTATGGGCGGTGTCCCCAGGAGGGTTTGGTGCCAATCCGGCCAGGGAGAAGGCACTCTCGGACGGCAGCCTTCCGGCCGGATGCCTTCCGAAAGGGATAAGGCCGGGGGACATCGTCATCTCCATGTTCTCTCGCGGCTCGTCCGATGCAGTGGGGATCGTGAAGGATGTAGCCGGCACCGCTGCCTCCGTCGAATGGGCGATCGTGAGGGAGCAGGGCCCGCTGTGCGGCATCGAATCCGATGCACCGGCCCGGCTGAGCTGCACTGCCTCGGATTTCCTCGCCTCCATGGAGAAGGAGTACCCGGTCTTCGAGGACACGGGGAACTGCGTCTTCATCATCGACGAGATAAACAGAGGCAACATCTCGAGGATCTTCGGAGAGCTGATCACTCTGCTCGAATCCTCGAGGAGGCAGGGCATGCCCGAGTGCCTCGAGGTCTTCCTCCCCCAGCTGAAGGTCAAGTTCTCAGTTCCGCAGAAGGTGTACGTGCTCGGAACCATGAACACCGCGGACAGGTCCCTGACCGCGCTCGACACCGCTCTCAGGAGGAGGTTCCAGTTCGTCGAGATGATGCCGGACCCGGACGTGCTAAAGGGCATGAGGATCATGGACGTGGACCTCTCCCGGCTGCTGAGGACCATCAACAAGCGCATCGAGGCCCTGTACGACAGGGAGCATACGCTGGGTCATGCTTATTTCATACACATCAGGAACATGGATGACCTGGCCAAGGTGTTTACCAAGAACATCATCCCCCTCCTGCAGGAGTACTTCTTCGACGATTACGAGAAGATGTGCTGGGTCCTCGGCCATGCGGCGGACCCGAGAAAATGCGATTTCATAAAGCCCAGGAAGCGCACTAACTTCCAGATGATGTTCAACCTCCCGGACGTCTATGATATCGTCTCGAACCCGAGCGTCTACCGCGACCCCGAGTCATACATCGCCATCTACCGCGGAGAGGACGACAGCTGA
- the cbiD gene encoding cobalt-precorrin-5B (C(1))-methyltransferase CbiD yields MEPIGEEQAFVYVEGRKLRRGYTTGTSAAAAAGAAARLLLTGAAPPYMRILTPKGIDVAVEVVSAEATQDCARASVRKDGGDDADDTNGAEICAEVSRIPEGFEVDGGRGVGRVTRRGLDQPEGNAAINHVPRQMIADALRDAAAAAGYGGGLKAVITVPEGEAIARKTFNPRLGIVGGISILGTSGIVEPMSETALLGSIKAEMKVFMAQGRKYLLTVPGNYGKDFAKAYPGLEGDTPVECSNFIGDFLDMAVEMGAEGVLLVGNLGKLVKVAGGIMNTHSRNADARMEILASNAVMAGADAETAKRIMGCISTDDALEVLAEKGLIGPTMDILIPKIEFHMQHRVRGSIATAAVVFSTEFGILGETTSAKALLAKVEAKE; encoded by the coding sequence ATGGAACCTATCGGCGAGGAACAGGCGTTCGTGTACGTGGAGGGCAGGAAGCTCAGAAGAGGCTATACGACCGGAACATCGGCCGCGGCGGCGGCAGGCGCTGCCGCACGCCTGCTCCTCACCGGCGCTGCCCCGCCCTACATGCGCATACTGACGCCGAAGGGGATAGACGTGGCCGTCGAGGTGGTCTCGGCAGAGGCGACCCAAGATTGTGCGCGTGCATCCGTCCGCAAGGACGGGGGCGACGACGCCGACGATACCAACGGGGCGGAGATCTGCGCCGAGGTCTCCCGCATCCCGGAGGGTTTCGAGGTCGACGGGGGCAGAGGTGTCGGGCGCGTCACCCGCAGGGGGCTGGACCAGCCCGAGGGGAACGCGGCCATCAACCATGTGCCGAGGCAGATGATCGCGGATGCGCTCAGGGATGCCGCGGCCGCCGCCGGCTACGGGGGCGGGCTGAAGGCGGTCATAACCGTGCCGGAGGGGGAGGCCATCGCCAGGAAGACGTTCAACCCCCGCCTGGGCATCGTCGGGGGCATATCGATCCTGGGGACGTCCGGGATCGTGGAGCCCATGAGCGAAACCGCGCTCCTCGGGTCCATAAAGGCGGAGATGAAGGTATTCATGGCCCAGGGCAGGAAATATCTGCTCACGGTGCCGGGGAACTACGGCAAGGATTTCGCCAAGGCATATCCCGGCCTGGAAGGGGACACGCCAGTCGAGTGCAGCAATTTCATAGGGGATTTCCTGGACATGGCTGTCGAGATGGGCGCCGAAGGGGTCCTCCTCGTGGGCAACCTGGGCAAGCTGGTGAAGGTCGCCGGCGGCATCATGAACACCCATTCCCGGAACGCGGACGCCAGGATGGAGATCCTCGCGTCCAATGCGGTCATGGCGGGCGCGGACGCGGAGACGGCGAAGCGCATCATGGGCTGCATATCCACCGACGATGCCCTGGAGGTCCTCGCGGAGAAAGGGCTCATCGGGCCCACCATGGACATCCTGATCCCCAAGATTGAGTTCCATATGCAGCACCGCGTCAGGGGCTCCATTGCGACGGCGGCTGTCGTTTTCTCGACCGAGTTCGGGATACTCGGGGAGACTACGTCCGCGAAGGCCCTGCTGGCCAAGGTGGAGGCGAAAGAATGA
- a CDS encoding cobalamin biosynthesis protein, translating to MKASVIAFSTKGCETAKKVAEAFPEGAAEVYAKTSMDTLGVQKVECSMHKWTENAFAEDDVIVFVGAIGIAVREIAPFVKRKDLDPAVIGIDELGHYCVPLLSGHIGGANGYAVEIARKVGAVPVVTTATDINGKISIDAWAVTNGLDVQNLGAIKDVSSAVLSGSPVGLVSDIPVAGEVPEELSGGKDAPVGVYIGYDTSAKPFPATLRLVPRTCAVGIGCRRGTPEEAIAAAVDEAFAKIGLPKESACGFATIDLKKDEEGLISLAGRRGLPLACYTAEELKEVPGEFSSSGFVKSVTGVDCVCERSAVRLAGGGKLLLRKQAGNGVTVAIAERGISPSFGKR from the coding sequence ATGAAAGCAAGCGTGATAGCGTTCAGCACCAAAGGCTGCGAAACTGCGAAGAAGGTCGCGGAGGCGTTCCCCGAAGGGGCCGCCGAAGTGTATGCGAAGACGTCCATGGACACTCTCGGAGTCCAAAAGGTAGAATGCAGCATGCACAAATGGACCGAGAATGCGTTCGCGGAGGACGACGTCATCGTCTTCGTGGGGGCGATCGGCATTGCCGTCAGGGAGATCGCTCCGTTCGTGAAGAGGAAGGACCTCGACCCCGCGGTCATCGGCATCGATGAGCTGGGACATTACTGCGTGCCTCTACTCTCGGGCCATATCGGGGGCGCGAACGGGTATGCTGTGGAGATCGCCAGGAAGGTCGGGGCCGTGCCGGTCGTGACCACCGCCACCGACATCAACGGGAAGATCTCCATCGATGCCTGGGCGGTGACCAACGGCCTAGACGTCCAGAACCTCGGCGCTATCAAGGACGTCTCGTCTGCGGTCCTCTCCGGATCCCCGGTCGGCCTCGTATCGGACATCCCCGTCGCCGGGGAGGTCCCTGAGGAGCTGTCCGGCGGGAAGGATGCGCCCGTGGGAGTCTACATCGGCTACGATACGTCCGCGAAGCCCTTCCCGGCCACGCTGAGGCTGGTTCCGAGGACCTGCGCCGTCGGCATCGGCTGCCGCCGCGGCACGCCCGAGGAGGCGATCGCCGCCGCGGTCGACGAAGCGTTCGCGAAGATCGGGCTCCCGAAGGAATCCGCCTGCGGGTTCGCCACCATCGACCTGAAGAAGGACGAGGAGGGCCTGATCTCTCTGGCCGGCAGGAGAGGGCTCCCCCTGGCCTGCTATACGGCGGAGGAACTGAAGGAGGTCCCCGGCGAGTTCTCATCCTCCGGGTTCGTGAAATCGGTCACCGGAGTGGACTGCGTCTGCGAGAGGTCGGCGGTGAGGCTCGCCGGCGGCGGGAAGCTCCTCCTGCGGAAGCAGGCCGGCAACGGGGTCACCGTCGCCATCGCCGAAAGGGGCATCTCGCCGTCTTTCGGGAAGCGCTGA